Sequence from the Burkholderia sp. GAS332 genome:
GGTTTGCCGACGAGGCGACGCGCATCTACGGCGATCTGATCCCCCAGCAACAGCGCGGCAAACGCATGAGCGCGGTGAAGGAACCGGTCGGCGTGGTCGCGGCGATCACGCCGTGGAATTTCCCGCTGGCGATGATCGCGCGCAAGATCGCGCCTGCGCTCGCCGCCGGATGCACGGTGGTGGCCAAGCCCGCCGAAGACACGCCGCTCACCGCGCTCGCGCTCGCGGCGCTCGCCCAGGAAGCGGGCTTGCCGGACGGCGTGCTGAACATGCTGTCGGCTTCGCGCGAACAGGGGATTGCTGCAGTCGCTGACTGGCTCGCCGACGGACGCGTACGCAAGATCACGTTCACGGGCTCGACGCCGGTCGGCAAGCATCTCGCCCGCGAATCGGCTGGAACGCTGAAGAAGCTGTCACTGGAACTGGGCGGCAATGCCCCCTTCATCGTATTCGACGACGCCGATCTCGACGCAGCGGTCACCGGCCTGATGGCGGCCAAGTTCCGCAATGGCGGCCAGACCTGCGTGTGCCCGAACCGCGTCTATGTGCAGTCCGGTGTCTACGCGCGTTTCGCCGATCTGCTCGCGAAACGCGTCGGTGCGCTGAAGGTTGCGCCCGCAACCGATCCGGACGCGCAGATCGGCCCGATGATCAATGAGCGCGCCATCGACAAGATCGCCCGGCACGTAGAAGATGCCATCAAACACGGTGCAAAAGTGCTGACAGGCGGCAAGCGCCTAACCGAACTCGGCCCGAACTACTATGCGCCGACTGTGCTGACCGATGCGCGGGACGACATGCTCGTCTGCTGCGAAGAAACGTTTGGGCCGGTGGCGCCGCTGTTCCGTTTCGACGACGAAGCCGAAGCGATCCGCCTCGCGAACGACACGCCGTTCGGCCTCGCCGCCTACTTCTACACGCGGGACGTGCGGCGCATCCATCGCGTTGCGAGCCAGCTCGAAGCGGGCGTGATCGGCATCAACGAAGGCGCCGTGTCGAGCGAAGCGGCGCCGTTCGGCGGCGTGAAGGAATCGGGCTATGGCCGCGAGGGATCGAAGTACGGGCTCGACGATTACATGTCGATCAAGTACATGTGTCAGGGCGGTCTGGATTAAGAACCCGCTGCGCGTTCCATGATCTGCCGCATTCGCGCTTCGCCACACGTAAGCGTGGCGAAGCGCGAATGCGGCATTTCGCGTTTACTTCCGCGACAAGGCCTCCTGATGCGCCTTCACAAGATCGGCCATGCTGGTGAAGCGGAAGTCGATCTTCGGCTGCATACCCGGATTCATCGTCGCACCGAAGCCCTGCTTGGCATGCCGGCGATAAATCCAGCATGACGCAAGACCGAACTCGTTCGCCGGCTTATGGTCGTGGAACAGGCTCTCCGCCGTGTGCAGAATCCTTTCTTTCCCGATCCCGCGCTCGCCCAGTTTTTCCAGCATGTACTCGAAGTTGCGCGGCGACGGCTTGTACGATCCAATATCTTCCGCGGTGACGATCGCGTCGAATTCCACCTGTAGTTTTGCGTTGCTATGGGCGAAGCTTTCGTTATCGACGTTCGACAGGATCACGAGCTTGTAGTGCTTTTTCAGGTACTGCAATGCTTCTGCCGAATCGTCGAACGCGGGCCAATTCTGAATCGACTTGCCATACGCGATGCAGTCGGCGAGCGTGAACGATACCTGCCATTCTTCGGCAAGACGCTTGTAGACGATAGGCAACAACTCCTGATAACGCTTCGCCGGCGTGTACTTTTGTTGTGACGACTCGTGGCGCGCGTGCGCTTCGAGCACCTGGTCGCGCGTCAGCGGTTGCTTGACGCGTTCGAGAAGCGGCCGCAGGCCCTCGAAAATACCCGTCTCCCAGTCGATCAAAGTCCCATAGCAGTCGAACGTCAGCGCATCGAAATCGGTGAGTTGCATACCCGTCTCCCTCAGTTGTCCCCAGGATGAAACCACAGTGTAGGGGTTTGTGGCAGTCCCCCCGTACACGCCATCTCCCTCCCTCGTCATGCATCCCATTCATGACGCCCATTTTTGTCCCTAATTTGACCGGGTTTTCTCACGGCTCTATGGTTCGACCATGCCTGCCGGACTCGTATCGCCGCTCCCGCCGATCAGCATGGCCGTGACGCGGACCCCTCAACATCGTGACCTCCCACATGCCATGAACTCTGACGCGACCGCCGCTCTTAACCCCCTGCCCGCTGTCCGGCCAACCAGCAAGGTTCGTCGCGCGGTGACGACCGCGGTGCTCGGCCAGATCCTCGAGTGGTATGACTTTTTCCTCTATGGAACCGCCGCCGCACTGGTGTTCGGCAAGCTGTTCTTTCCGGTCGGCAGCGATCCGCTGACGGGCACCATCGCGGCATTCGGCGGCTTTACCGTGGGCTTCATCGCGCGGCCAATCGGTGGCGTGCTGTGCGGCCATATCGGCGACCGCTACGGCCGCAAGACCGTCATGATGCTGACGCTGCTGGTGATGGGCACCGCTACCGTCGGCATGGGTCTTCTGCCGACCTACCAGCAGATCGGCATCGCGGCACCCGTCCTGCTCGTGCTGTTGCGCATCCTGCAAGGGCTGGCCGCAGGCGGGGAATGGAGCGGCAGCATCCTGCTGATTCACGAGAGCGCGCCCGCCTCGAAACGCGGCGCGCTGGCGGCATGGAGTCCGAGCGGCGCGGCGTTCGGCTTCGTGCTCTCGACCGCTGCCTTCCTGCTCGTGCAGACGCTGTCGCCTTCCGACTTCCACAGTTGGGGCTGGCGTGTGCCGTTCCTTTGCAGCGCCGTGCTGGTCGCGCTCGGTCTATGGATGCGCCGCTCCGTCGACGAAAGCGCGGAGTTCGCTGAAGTGAAGGCCACGCGCCGCGACAGCCGCATGCCGATCGTCGAGGTGCTGCGTCAATGTCCGCGCGAAGTGCTGACGGTGTTCGGCCTGCGCTTCGGCGAAGGTGCTGCGTCCTACATCTTCTTCGCGTTCTCGATCGCCTATAGCCAGTTCATCGGCATCAAATCAAGCTGGGTGCTCGGCGGCCTGACCTTGTCGATGTTGCTGATGATCCCTGTTTCACTGTTGATGGGACGCCTCACCGACAAAATCGGACGCAAACCCGTCTATCTCGCCGGCGCGATCGCGATGGTGCTGGTCGCGTATCCGTACTTCACCTTGCTGGGCTCCGGCGTGCTGTGGAAAGTCATCGCGGCACTCGTGCTCGCCAACAGCATCACGCTCGGCATTCTCGAAGGCGCACAGCCCGCCTTCATCAGCGAATTGCTGCCGGTCCATCTGCGTTTCTCGGGCCTGGGTATCGGCCGTGAGATTTCGTCGGTACTCGGCGGCGGCCTCTCGCCGATGGTGGCGACCGCTTTGCTCGCCCATTACCGCAGCGCCACGCCCGTCGCCATTTACCTCGTCGTCCTTGGCTTGATTACCGTGCTCGCGACCTGTCTCGCGCCCGAAACCTTCCCCAAAGCGCGGCGACTTCAGGCGCAACGCAAAGAGCAAGACAACCCCTGACGTCTAACCGACGCCACGTCAGCCCACCCCCCTCATTCCTTTCCCTACGTTGTCATCATGCAAAGCCTTCAGACAAGCAGTCTTTCGACGTACGCCTATGAACCTCGCGCGATCGATCACGCGGAGCCTTATCCTGAGTACGCAGGTCCGATCACGCTCGACGCGCTGATCGGCGAGATCGAACGTCGCCGGGACGAATTCGATCAGGTGTCGCATGTTCCGCGCGACATGGTGGCGAAGATGAAACGCGCCGGGATTTTCCGCGCCAGCACGCCGCAGCGTTTCGGCGGCGACGCGCTGCCGCCGCCGCAATTCCTGCGCATCCTCGAGCGCATTGCGACCGCCGACGGCTCAACCGCCTGGGTGGCCGCGTTCGGCTCGGCGAACACCTATCTCGCCGCGCTGCCGATCGAAACGCAGCAGCACATTTACGCCACCGGTCCGGACCAGGTGTTCTCCGGCGGCCTCTATCCGCTGCAACCGGCCACCCGGGTCTCCGGCGGCTTCACGGTCAGCGGCCAATGGCGCTTTGCCAGCGGCTGCAAGGGTGCGGACTGGATCGGCGTCGGGATCGGCGGCACCGCTGCCAATTCGGGCGAAGCGGGCGCCGGCAAGCCGTTCA
This genomic interval carries:
- a CDS encoding 2-haloacid dehalogenase, translated to MYGGTATNPYTVVSSWGQLRETGMQLTDFDALTFDCYGTLIDWETGIFEGLRPLLERVKQPLTRDQVLEAHARHESSQQKYTPAKRYQELLPIVYKRLAEEWQVSFTLADCIAYGKSIQNWPAFDDSAEALQYLKKHYKLVILSNVDNESFAHSNAKLQVEFDAIVTAEDIGSYKPSPRNFEYMLEKLGERGIGKERILHTAESLFHDHKPANEFGLASCWIYRRHAKQGFGATMNPGMQPKIDFRFTSMADLVKAHQEALSRK
- a CDS encoding succinate semialdehyde dehydrogenase; this encodes MSLALTRKELIRPQNLIDGKWIDAADAARFLVTNPATGELIVEVANSGAADARAATDAAARAFPAWRDKLPRERAEILRRWHALIVANTEDLAKLMSMEQGKPLAESRGEVAYGASYVAWFADEATRIYGDLIPQQQRGKRMSAVKEPVGVVAAITPWNFPLAMIARKIAPALAAGCTVVAKPAEDTPLTALALAALAQEAGLPDGVLNMLSASREQGIAAVADWLADGRVRKITFTGSTPVGKHLARESAGTLKKLSLELGGNAPFIVFDDADLDAAVTGLMAAKFRNGGQTCVCPNRVYVQSGVYARFADLLAKRVGALKVAPATDPDAQIGPMINERAIDKIARHVEDAIKHGAKVLTGGKRLTELGPNYYAPTVLTDARDDMLVCCEETFGPVAPLFRFDDEAEAIRLANDTPFGLAAYFYTRDVRRIHRVASQLEAGVIGINEGAVSSEAAPFGGVKESGYGREGSKYGLDDYMSIKYMCQGGLD
- a CDS encoding Major Facilitator Superfamily protein; this encodes MPAGLVSPLPPISMAVTRTPQHRDLPHAMNSDATAALNPLPAVRPTSKVRRAVTTAVLGQILEWYDFFLYGTAAALVFGKLFFPVGSDPLTGTIAAFGGFTVGFIARPIGGVLCGHIGDRYGRKTVMMLTLLVMGTATVGMGLLPTYQQIGIAAPVLLVLLRILQGLAAGGEWSGSILLIHESAPASKRGALAAWSPSGAAFGFVLSTAAFLLVQTLSPSDFHSWGWRVPFLCSAVLVALGLWMRRSVDESAEFAEVKATRRDSRMPIVEVLRQCPREVLTVFGLRFGEGAASYIFFAFSIAYSQFIGIKSSWVLGGLTLSMLLMIPVSLLMGRLTDKIGRKPVYLAGAIAMVLVAYPYFTLLGSGVLWKVIAALVLANSITLGILEGAQPAFISELLPVHLRFSGLGIGREISSVLGGGLSPMVATALLAHYRSATPVAIYLVVLGLITVLATCLAPETFPKARRLQAQRKEQDNP